Proteins from a genomic interval of Microbacterium imperiale:
- a CDS encoding ABC transporter substrate-binding protein, with amino-acid sequence MRRRTIRTAAAVVGLTALVIGAGGCAANPGDGVTTIDFFQFKGEALEDFTEIIAQFEAENPDIRVVQNQVADAETLIRTLLVKNRTPDVITLNGNGNFGKLAEAGVFYDFSDEPVLDTINPGVQEILEQLGNAPGEVNSLGYVNNANGIIYNRAIFAEQGLEVPDTWDELIALCDTLVERGIPPFATSLAENWTAMPSWNGIGAYAAQDGFFDAMRSAGENVGPNAPVSFEQDFPEIMERQAQLFSYSQEGYRGASYDDSTALFARGGAAMMLQGIWALSPVKAVNPDIDAAIFPYPVPENPDDRMLVSGVDVTVTMARDTPRKEEALRFIEFLFRPDVIEQFAASQTMVPSVIGAELGDDPALESIAPYFDSGRITGFIDHQVPTAIPLTGIVQQFLYDGDADGALRTLDNEWRKVAARTITPAEED; translated from the coding sequence ATGAGAAGACGAACCATCCGCACCGCCGCCGCCGTCGTCGGGCTCACCGCCCTGGTGATCGGAGCCGGAGGATGCGCGGCGAACCCCGGCGACGGGGTGACGACGATCGACTTCTTCCAGTTCAAGGGAGAAGCCCTCGAGGACTTCACCGAGATCATCGCGCAGTTCGAGGCCGAGAACCCCGACATCCGGGTCGTCCAGAATCAGGTCGCCGATGCCGAGACACTGATCCGGACACTGCTCGTGAAGAACCGCACGCCCGACGTCATCACGCTCAACGGCAACGGGAACTTCGGCAAGCTCGCCGAGGCCGGTGTCTTCTACGACTTCTCGGACGAGCCCGTGCTCGACACGATCAACCCCGGGGTGCAGGAGATCCTCGAGCAGCTCGGCAACGCCCCCGGTGAGGTCAACAGCCTCGGCTACGTCAATAACGCCAACGGGATCATCTACAACCGCGCCATCTTCGCCGAGCAGGGCCTCGAGGTGCCCGACACATGGGACGAACTGATCGCGCTGTGCGACACGCTCGTCGAGCGCGGCATCCCGCCGTTCGCCACCTCGCTCGCCGAGAACTGGACCGCCATGCCGTCGTGGAACGGCATCGGCGCGTACGCCGCGCAGGACGGCTTCTTCGACGCGATGCGCTCGGCGGGCGAGAACGTCGGCCCGAATGCTCCGGTGTCGTTCGAGCAGGACTTCCCCGAGATCATGGAGCGTCAGGCGCAGCTGTTCTCGTATTCGCAGGAGGGCTACCGCGGGGCCTCGTACGACGACAGCACGGCGCTGTTCGCGCGGGGCGGTGCCGCGATGATGCTGCAGGGCATCTGGGCCCTCAGCCCGGTCAAGGCCGTCAATCCCGACATCGATGCGGCGATCTTCCCCTACCCGGTGCCCGAGAACCCCGACGACCGCATGCTCGTGTCGGGTGTGGACGTGACGGTGACGATGGCCCGCGACACCCCGCGCAAAGAAGAGGCGCTGCGCTTCATCGAGTTCCTCTTCCGCCCGGATGTGATCGAGCAGTTCGCGGCATCCCAGACCATGGTGCCGTCCGTCATCGGCGCCGAACTGGGCGACGACCCGGCCCTCGAGTCGATCGCCCCCTACTTCGACAGCGGTCGCATCACCGGCTTCATCGACCACCAGGTGCCGACGGCCATCCCGCTGACGGGCATCGTGCAGCAGTTCCTCTACGACGGCGACGCCGACGGAGCCCTGCGCACCCTCGACAACGAGTGGCGCAAGGTCGCCGCCCGCACCATCACCCCGGCCGAGGAGGACTGA
- the recQ gene encoding DNA helicase RecQ: protein MSREQQSWDADPYADLDWNPDEFAPPEDFDAPPPPEFDGYGAAVARATRDRASAGAAPPRAVPAAAPASVLSLERRDFTGADPRAVLKEVFGYDDFRGDQGDIVSHVIGGGDAVVLMPTGGGKSITYQVPALVRPGTGLVVSPLIALMHDQVDALIANGVRAAYLNSTQSPGERAGVEQAYLAGELDLLYVAPERLSVPQTTQLLQRGSLSVIAIDEAHCVSQWGHDFRPDYLALGDLDERFPGVPRMALTATATRATHQELTERLRLPQARHFVASFDRPNIQYRIEPKVDPRRQLVTFIRSMPEGSAGIVYALSRKSVEQTADYLAAQGLDALPYHAGLPAEMRAKHQSRFLREDGVVMVATIAFGMGIDKPDVRFVAHIDLPKSVEGYYQETGRAGRDGEASIAWMAYGLGDVVQQRRLIDQSPGDRTFKMRMGQHLDAMLALCETVACRRQNLLGYFGQESEPCGNCDTCLTPPDTWDGLIPAQKLLSTIVRLQRERNQSFGAGHLVDILRGASTERIRQQRHDELSTYGLGADLSDQDWRSVVRQLLARGILVARGEYGVLAVGEAGAAVLRGESGVPLRRDVLGRGSNSGGSRVRKSAAVEQVAEGDRDLFEALRAWRAEQAREQGVPAYIVFGDATLRALADRRPRSAADLEGITGIGAKKREAYGDAVLAVVASH from the coding sequence GTGAGTCGAGAGCAGCAGTCCTGGGATGCCGATCCCTACGCCGACCTCGACTGGAACCCCGACGAGTTCGCACCGCCCGAAGACTTCGACGCCCCGCCGCCGCCCGAGTTCGACGGCTACGGCGCCGCCGTCGCTCGCGCCACCCGCGATCGCGCATCCGCCGGCGCCGCGCCGCCGCGTGCCGTGCCGGCCGCGGCGCCGGCATCCGTCCTCTCGCTCGAGCGTCGCGACTTCACCGGGGCCGACCCGCGTGCGGTGCTCAAAGAGGTCTTCGGCTACGACGACTTCCGCGGCGACCAGGGTGACATCGTGTCGCACGTCATCGGCGGCGGGGATGCCGTCGTGCTCATGCCCACCGGCGGCGGCAAGTCCATCACCTACCAGGTGCCCGCGCTCGTGCGCCCCGGCACGGGCCTCGTCGTCAGCCCGCTCATCGCGCTGATGCACGATCAGGTCGACGCCCTCATCGCCAACGGCGTGCGCGCGGCCTACCTCAACTCGACCCAGTCGCCCGGCGAGCGTGCCGGTGTGGAGCAGGCATACCTCGCGGGCGAGCTCGACCTGCTCTACGTCGCGCCCGAGCGGCTGAGCGTGCCGCAGACGACGCAGCTGCTGCAGCGCGGCTCGCTCAGCGTCATCGCGATCGACGAAGCCCACTGCGTCTCGCAGTGGGGCCACGACTTCCGCCCCGACTACCTCGCCCTCGGCGACCTCGACGAGCGTTTCCCCGGGGTGCCGCGCATGGCGCTGACCGCGACCGCCACCCGCGCGACGCACCAGGAGCTCACCGAGCGCCTGCGGCTGCCGCAGGCGCGGCACTTCGTCGCGAGCTTCGATCGACCCAACATCCAGTACCGCATCGAGCCGAAGGTCGACCCGCGCCGGCAGCTCGTCACCTTCATCCGCTCGATGCCCGAGGGGTCGGCCGGCATCGTCTACGCCTTGAGCCGCAAGTCGGTCGAGCAGACCGCCGACTACCTCGCCGCGCAGGGTCTCGACGCCCTGCCGTACCACGCCGGCCTGCCCGCCGAGATGCGAGCGAAGCACCAGTCGCGCTTCCTGCGCGAAGACGGCGTCGTCATGGTCGCCACGATCGCGTTCGGCATGGGCATCGACAAGCCCGACGTGCGCTTCGTGGCGCACATCGACCTGCCGAAGTCCGTCGAGGGCTACTACCAGGAGACCGGTCGTGCCGGTCGCGACGGCGAGGCCTCGATCGCCTGGATGGCGTACGGGCTCGGCGACGTGGTGCAGCAGCGACGCCTCATCGACCAGAGCCCGGGCGACCGCACCTTCAAGATGCGGATGGGTCAGCACCTCGACGCGATGCTCGCCCTCTGCGAGACCGTCGCGTGCCGTCGCCAGAACCTGCTCGGCTACTTCGGCCAGGAGTCCGAGCCGTGCGGCAACTGCGACACCTGCCTCACCCCACCCGACACGTGGGATGGGCTGATCCCCGCGCAGAAGCTGCTGTCGACGATCGTGCGGCTGCAGCGCGAGCGCAACCAGTCGTTCGGCGCCGGCCACCTGGTCGACATCCTGCGCGGCGCCTCGACCGAGCGCATCCGGCAGCAGCGCCACGACGAGCTGTCGACCTACGGCCTCGGGGCCGACCTGTCCGATCAGGACTGGCGCAGCGTCGTCCGGCAGCTGCTCGCCCGCGGCATCCTCGTCGCTCGCGGCGAGTACGGCGTGCTCGCGGTCGGCGAGGCCGGCGCGGCCGTGCTGCGGGGCGAGTCCGGAGTGCCCCTGCGCCGCGACGTGCTCGGGCGCGGGTCGAACAGCGGCGGCTCGCGCGTGCGCAAGTCTGCCGCGGTCGAGCAGGTCGCCGAGGGCGATCGCGACCTGTTCGAGGCGCTGCGTGCCTGGCGTGCCGAGCAAGCACGCGAGCAGGGCGTGCCCGCCTACATCGTCTTCGGCGACGCAACGCTGCGAGCGCTGGCCGATCGTCGCCCGCGAAGCGCAGCCGACCTCGAGGGCATCACCGGCATCGGGGCGAAGAAGCGCGAGGCCTACGGCGACGCGGTGCTCGCCGTCGTGGCATCCCACTGA
- a CDS encoding carbohydrate ABC transporter permease, with the protein MAITAAPAPRSRSKLAPRAYYWFVWPAVIAFAAFHTLPVVIGVFFSFTNYAGYGTWDFVGFANYLNIFRDDRVLQAYTFSFLFAIVATVLTNAISLAIALGLNAKIRARNFWRGVYFVPYILAVLVVGYVFQFLFSNSLPKILSGIPLFRDNILTNPDWAWTAIVVLAVWQACAFSIIIYLAGLQTIPADIYEAASIDGATPARQFRSITFPLISAFFTINVVLSLKGFLQVFDPIIALTNGGPGTSTESVTMLIFRGGFTGGEFAYQTANAVIFFIVITIVSLLQFRVLQRREADF; encoded by the coding sequence ATGGCCATCACCGCCGCCCCCGCGCCGCGCTCGCGCTCGAAGCTCGCGCCACGCGCCTACTACTGGTTCGTGTGGCCCGCCGTCATCGCGTTCGCCGCGTTCCACACCCTGCCGGTCGTCATCGGCGTGTTCTTCAGCTTCACGAACTACGCCGGCTACGGCACGTGGGACTTCGTCGGTTTCGCGAACTACCTCAACATCTTCCGAGACGACCGCGTCCTGCAGGCGTACACCTTCTCGTTCCTGTTCGCGATCGTGGCCACGGTGCTCACCAACGCGATCTCGCTCGCGATCGCCCTGGGGCTCAACGCGAAGATCCGGGCCCGCAACTTCTGGCGCGGCGTGTACTTCGTGCCCTACATCCTCGCGGTGCTGGTCGTGGGCTACGTGTTCCAGTTCCTCTTCTCGAACTCGCTGCCCAAGATCCTCTCGGGCATCCCGCTGTTCCGCGACAACATCCTCACCAACCCCGACTGGGCGTGGACGGCGATCGTCGTGCTCGCGGTGTGGCAGGCCTGCGCATTCTCGATCATCATCTACCTCGCGGGTCTGCAGACCATCCCCGCCGACATCTACGAGGCGGCATCCATCGACGGCGCCACGCCGGCCCGCCAGTTCCGCTCGATCACCTTCCCCCTGATCAGCGCCTTCTTCACCATCAACGTCGTGCTCAGCCTGAAGGGCTTCCTGCAGGTGTTCGACCCGATCATCGCTCTGACCAACGGCGGCCCGGGAACCTCGACCGAGTCGGTGACGATGCTGATCTTCCGCGGCGGCTTCACGGGCGGCGAGTTCGCCTACCAGACCGCCAACGCCGTGATCTTCTTCATCGTCATCACGATCGTTTCGCTGCTCCAATTCCGGGTCCTTCAGCGCAGAGAGGCCGACTTCTGA
- a CDS encoding carbohydrate ABC transporter permease, producing the protein MSSSTSTPVEAGPATTAVVVPRRRRGGGDPGDTRPTNWWATALIAVCSLTVIIPLYLAVAVALKTPAQLADGTGFELPWPINWGNFAVAWERTDFPQALLNTAIITVGSVVFTLFTSSLVAYALARNLHRPFFKGVFYYLLAALFVPFPIIMLPLVKQTSLLGLDNPGGMIILYTIYGLSLNIFIYTAFIRSIPIELEEAARMDGASTWRVFRQIVFPLLMPMNATVGILTCVWAWNDFIMPLVVLTSPSDRTLSLAQYVFQGQYNTDYTVAFASYLMAMAPLLIIYIFSQRWVISGVMRGSIK; encoded by the coding sequence ATGTCCAGCTCCACCTCCACCCCGGTCGAGGCCGGCCCCGCCACCACCGCCGTCGTCGTCCCCCGCCGTCGTCGCGGCGGTGGCGACCCCGGAGACACCCGCCCCACGAACTGGTGGGCGACCGCGCTCATCGCGGTGTGCTCGCTCACGGTCATCATCCCGCTGTACCTCGCCGTCGCCGTCGCCCTCAAGACGCCGGCGCAGCTCGCCGACGGCACCGGGTTCGAGCTGCCGTGGCCGATCAACTGGGGCAACTTCGCCGTCGCGTGGGAACGCACCGACTTCCCGCAGGCGCTGTTGAACACCGCGATCATCACCGTGGGCTCGGTCGTGTTCACACTGTTCACGAGCTCGCTGGTCGCCTACGCGCTCGCCCGCAACCTGCACCGCCCGTTCTTCAAGGGCGTCTTCTACTACCTGCTGGCCGCGCTGTTCGTGCCGTTCCCGATCATCATGCTGCCGCTGGTGAAGCAGACCTCGCTGCTCGGGCTCGACAACCCCGGCGGCATGATCATCCTGTACACGATCTACGGGCTGAGCCTGAACATCTTCATCTACACCGCGTTCATCCGCTCGATCCCCATCGAGCTCGAAGAGGCGGCGCGGATGGACGGGGCCTCGACCTGGCGCGTGTTCCGGCAGATCGTGTTCCCGCTTCTCATGCCGATGAACGCGACGGTCGGCATCCTGACGTGCGTCTGGGCGTGGAACGACTTCATCATGCCGCTCGTGGTGCTGACCTCGCCGTCGGACCGCACGCTGTCGCTCGCGCAGTACGTGTTCCAGGGCCAGTACAACACCGACTACACCGTCGCCTTCGCCTCGTACCTCATGGCGATGGCGCCGCTGCTGATCATCTACATCTTCTCGCAGCGCTGGGTGATCTCCGGCGTGATGCGCGGCTCGATCAAGTAG